From the genome of Bombyx mori chromosome 7, ASM3026992v2:
tggcaagaatttatttattattttgtcatgacttaaaataaaaaatttcatattactctcaattttcagtCTTacacgatcaacccctatttttccatcccgatttttattttttttattctatgcacagatccgcaataaggttgcaagatggcaatcaaatattataattatagtacgataaattcttattcagagtttataatttcaagttcctttaattatgattttttttttaattcaatttgatctcccgccctcgccggtcgactactgatcaactatcaatcgatcagttatccccgccaggtgtcaccactcatccagcaaatatcacgtagtagggatgaggacgaagccggtctcctgtcttactcactatacatttttcagttgtttttttggatttatttgtgtatcaatcgtagcttgccagctatatttttttggttttatttgtgtatcaatagtatgttcagtaggtctgagaatcggctactatctatttttcatacccctaagtgataagggttgtccaccccaaacattttttattttttggataattttttttggttataatgaggcatgtggttgaatgaggtttttttttctacactagaatttccctagaaatcttatttaaggcaggcaacacaacgtttgccgggtcacttgttttctatataaataagtttcagatagtgagatacttcaagaacttttcttatcataatgtttaatttattaattatgacaaaagatattttttttcctacctaagctggtagcctggagcggcgaTTCCAGCGTAActgtaactagtaggtgagctcacggggctcaaacctgacgacgatgctaacacgaaccctagcaagtcgtgcttcgcagaatctaccaccggatcggaaacgcgacccactgagaagatccggcgagaaactcagtgggctgtgtctgagagttaatttactcgtcgagcccttcgtcgcaagcgacgggttcgacgagaacggtgaccggtgcttgaagtacctagcaacaccgttagtggatcgggaggatccgagatgacgtgttttgggcgacgtcgactgctttccattctgtccgcaggatcgggaatgtagttaccggcggccacgatgaaaggattctcgtgtcgtgccgctttatcgaagtggcgcatcgacgccgactgcatatacttactggtggactctaagtccagggcgtcatggaggtcgacgttcctgacgaaccacggggctccgacggctatcctgcaaaaacgggattgaataacgattgtaagtgagtgcgggccgcgtgagcgaacactacacttgcataggtcgtgacggggcgtatgcaagttttgtagagtgtcaccttatttctaagggacattttacttcgcctgcatatcatcgggtagagacgtcctagaatgaaggcggcacgatcacGTACCGTCTTGATatgagggcggaatgtcatccttctgtcgagggtgacgcctaaatatttgaccttcggggcccacggtatgggcttgtcgaacatcgtgattgagcgaatggcggaggcggaggtgtcgacgcgcctagacgggagagggatgctcaacatggtgttcggagggcgaccccttttgaagagcaccgctgtgcttttcgtggggttgatgtcgatgcgccacttccggaaccactgtcccatagtggtagctgcggtctgaagtcgtcgatgaagcaacgccttcttcctccacgagtagtagatggcggtgtcatcgacgaagagcgccagatgggtttccggagaccggggtatatcattgatatacaaactgaatagtaacggggagagggcggagccttgcgggactccggctgtgacgtgatggggcagggaacgcgttccctcgactcgatatcggaaggaacggttcgacaagtagtctcgtatgatgagcacgagtctgtctggcactcccatgttatacagtttgtatatcaaaccgttgtgccagactttgtcgaacgccttcgctatatcgaagaagagggctcctgtcgggatGGAAGAGAGATAGATGTACCTAATGTATTTTCACCTCAGGTTGAACCCACAATTCACATAATGTTTttcagtcgtagtatgaaacgttattgatcgGTATCCATAATCGAATGTAGCTGTGATCCTTAACTTCTGAGTTGTCGTTGAAGGGAGGATAAAATCCATAAAACAAAGCCAATAAAATAAAccgaaaaaaaatgaaaaaacacatccattttgaacgttAGCACAAGCAGCAAGAGAAGTGTCCGtcggtcagtttttttttttttaagagattttatgacctggtaactgagacctttaagtcatgtcttattttaatctatattcttaattttatgaaaaatgatattatggagtgaaatgaaatgaaaatgattaatttgagacattaatcaactgggatgaaattaaatgagatgatatgagatgaaatctaatctcagtaaaatggtggtcatttactaagatttttcagtggactttttggaggatcccgagaagtgacgtccagcggctttgtttcattttcccacatttgtgcactttcacagatattaaacggttaataaaccaccattattacacatttaaacccgaagaaacactaaataggcaaaataaaacaaatcacacaacttcactcctcgcgttcctgccaaaaaaaaaaccccgtcgcacagtgggtcgatactgtgattttagtgacttagggaccaactttgtttttttataattttttttatgtagatagatagagctcgttaatctcaataataattgttttgggcaaaaattacaaaaactttatagtttggtcagaaaaatgtgttttgtgatttttttgtatggagcgggtcacattaaattaaattcctgctaagcaccgcgaggtcccgctttgaaactttattttccttataccttgtctagtctactatcatttgatgccatgaacatgtgcataaagttgcaactctgccaaataaatggatcgaaaaaaaattataaatacatagaataaaaacctttatattttttttcgtaagtgcttttaagttaaatttgatatggattagtaagtaaaagcacgtaattatacccataattacataatacctaacaacaatacatttagtaggtctctaattaagcaatctctctaattattaagatagttaacattaaatagtagaaaatatagtaaacatttgtttgtctctggaagtataaagtgaccatgtttattatatactaactagtgttcgtttattcgtactactactaacatctcgtgattgtcgttgtgatcttgctgtttccgttataattgataattttgttaacaatttaggattatttatgattttaagagagcaactacagtcgctgtctgataataaaaaactctttcaattcctacaaaatcaaataaacgtgaccgaagagaaaaattttgagctccaaaaattcagtacgcaattttgttcaaatataagtgcaatatggaaacgaagtagtcgcatgttagcacagtttataagaaaaaaaatgtgattggttagaatgtgcaataaactggcccgaaggaatgatacctgaagctatcaacactgcacatgaaaggctcgagatttctaatactgaagatgttgaaaatgtaccacTCTCAAATGCCTCGACATCTATTTTTgcacctcgaaaaccttttgaagaattgggatccaggcaaaaacgaagacgcattgaacaaatttaccaatcgctttcgttatccccggataaaatgaaagctactacaattactagtttgagaaacactagaaatgaagatgtaggagaaataatgaaccacttgtcaaatcaccccgaagatctagaaaaagttaatgagtatttaattacaagtaaagtgaaaagtagtacatattctcccgataaggcaatattagtttcacttaaattaagtggcagtatataaacctaagagaagcagcaagtgaaaatgggtctgatttatacccttcttaatataaaattaagcaagaaaagaccaaatgttatccagggaaagacgaggtaattattactgaagaaggagctgctattaaaatgcaagcattactaaacttggcgctatataggcttttagatgtgattacttcggatttggactctgcaagagagctactgcttataagcaaataggctttgatagagccccaggtcaaagtaattataaacaaaaaactgaaacagagtatgatgattcatctattttcatggtcagtctagttcctataaggcttcagaaatttgatggaacaattgtttgggaaaacgacctcatcaactttttattgccgtccaataatgtttaaatttacaaaagaaacgcagtcaacagtgacaattataaaagctagcataacagaagaaatagaaagacttcagccatcaaaaatcaaacaagttgaagttaagcatcaattgcacatgatgatgatagacggcaaaataacctcatatttttcagaaacattttctgctgtctgtgatatttgcaaagcaaaaccgagttttttggagtgacttgcttatcaaagagaaaataatgaagaaatattccagtatggaatgccatctttacatgcctggataagatgcatggagtgcttacttcatatcggtaaatataattttattacttcacaattttttcatcgtatgtagtttcctgtgagataattttttatatgacacttttttgtttgcgtATTATCGTTTGGACTTCAAGAAATGGGGTTGCAAGGGgggatgacaaagaaaaaatatcaatcagaaagagcgctatacagcaagcgtttaaaaaggaatgcggtttacttatagatgttgtcaagcaaggagtaggaacaaccaatgatggcaatagtgccagaagatttttcagggatgcagaagaaacagcccgcataacaggaatacgtaaagattTAATAGAGAGGCTTCACGTGATTCTTCACTCTATTGCTTCTGGAGAGCGCGTTTCCAATTTTTCGGAATTTTTtagatatactgcagaattgtatgttaatgtatatccctggtattatatatgccttccagtatccataaattgttggcacatggcagtgatatataataatgaagaaCTTTGGTGCCATTCGTATAGGTAAACTCtcggaagaggcagcggaagctcgcaataaagattttcggaaatatacagagagaTGTTATTCAAGAATGAGAAGTAGAACGTCGAataatgaggatattttacacaatcttctttcgtcttctgacccaaagatcgaaaggtgaaacaaaatatataatatttagagagattgcataattagagacctactaaatgtattgttgttaggtattatgtaattatgggtatcattacgtgcttttacttactaatccatatcaaatttaacttaaaagcacttacgaaaaaaaatataaaggtttttattctatgtatttattaaattttttcgatccatttatttggcagagttgcaactttatgcacatgttcatagcatcaaatgatagtagactagacaaggtataaggaaaataaagtttcaaagcgggacctcgcggtacttagcaggaatttaatttaatgtgacccgctccatacaaaaaaatcacaaaacacatttttctgaccaaactataaagtttttgtaatttttgcccaaaacaattattattgagattaacgagctctatctatctacataaaaaaaattataaaaaaacaaagttggtccctaagtcactaaaatcatagaatcgacccactgtgcgtcggtcagattaaattcagtgttgtcagtataactaaaaataattacattaaattcatatatcgattatttttttaaataaccgataattcatttattttccttgatcttttttttacgagtatacattattttttattttttgtgttctCGTTTTAGTTGCACATATTTAAATAGCAAtactagtagttttttttattacttagatgggtggacgagctcacggacaacctggtgttaagtggttactggagcccacagacatctacaacgtacaccttgagatataagttctaaggtctcaagtatacttacaagtttaagtccaatgggtatgtctttgatgttatctTATGTGCTTATAATCGATTGAtcaatgataatacttaaaatttttacttaatacgtaaaaggttttgatactggcaatatttttcccgcaaaaatcaaaaaccttgttttttcaatagttactttttttaaactacttattctaaactgtagtggcgctcatttggaagaaagtaaatgcatatttatttatgacaaaattaatgcactaagtattttttctctaatctattgtccgctttgggcccgAAATGGCCATTCCCCTTTACGAAATCTCATCAACGGAGAATGATAAAAGGTAAAAATTTGGGTAATTttcctataaaaatatttttatacaccTACCTATATAACGGGCATACAATTGCCCTGTAAATAATACTTTcctgtattttcatatattcatAGCGGAAACGTGAtttcaaatgaaacaaaaattctGAATCGTCTCATTTATTTGGTTAATAAAAATCCACTATTTACAAATTAACTTATTTGTCTATGTAACTTAAGTCCGTTTCAAACTTGATTTACATTTAGTAAACGAGGGTCAATTACATACCACACTTATTtataaaactgaaaatattaacgcaaagcaataataattaaaactattatttattatatattaagtgaCAAATGAGTGACGAAGAGTGAATCGCAAACCGTGCGCTTTGAAATCTTAATATGACAACCGTGACTCTAAGCGGGCCCCGCCATGTACAGTAACCTCGccatacctacctacctacctacgttacaataaaaatatgtaaaacacATTGCGTGCAATTTCAtatttcaaacaaataaatgtattacTAAGATAAAACTAACGTCATTGTGTTTTCACAAGACAATAAAtcatcttttcgcattaaaagtgtacaatttcgaaaaatattcgaaattgagttaatatgcggaatcatttggtatcaccagtatttctctcataaatacggtcaaaagagcgtagtttagttttagattatttttttagtttacttatattttgactactattaacaaaattaatacatatttttatcttactttcaaagatagataatgtaactggtaaaaactaaaaaataaatgttgcaaagatgattaatattaaaaatatcatattatgttaaacctttaaaacactctcctgtaaaatttagtaagttttgagattatacagttttaatgcgagacgAAATGTTTAGTAAACGCAAACATCGCAGTCACGATATGGAACTttcaattaaatcaaaaaagtaTTCATCTTCAAGTCTAATTGCTATCGTTGtaagtttaatattaatcacCACTACGCGGTGAGCGGTCCGTGCTTCCGTCGCGGTCCTGAGCTTCGCCGTTTTGTCTTGGAGACCTGGACCTAGAACGGGATCCGGATCGGTCCCGCGAGACGGACCGGCCTCGGGACACGGACCTGGACCGGGAGCGAGACCGAGACCTAGACCGGGACTTGGTCGGACGACGCTCTTCCTCCCGCTTCGGGGACGCTTCCTTGCTGCGAGACCGAGATCTCTCCCTGTTGAATAGACAATTTAGAcaatttaacataatatatacaatatacTGCATTAAgctcaaagaaataaataatagtttaaaaaactaacaaaatacgcttttatagaaaatagatttgaataaatagtgtaagaaaaatgattttattgtaaaaaaagcgtttaatttttaagttgatttcaattttttcattcttttttttaaatattgtattgtcatcggtccttcaaagtatactaaatttcgagttaattcgacgttttgaagggggtcaaaatcatgttcaaaaattccgttacaaacatacagacGTCTGAAGctacaaaagcgtattaaaataggaatattgaattgtttaaaaatcaattttccaaaattttctacaaaatatctttcattatttaaattaattaataaatcatgATTCACTGAAACTTCATGACTTGTTGcaatttcttttaaatgtataattaactaaaaaaaacatcaaggaATCAATGAAGGCGCCTATaaacattgaataaataaatccttAAATAATTTGCTCGTCGACTTGCGTGATACATACACGAAGAAGAACAATAAATAGGCAAGATATAAAGCGGTTGCCTACATTACAAATACGACTATTCTACACATATACAGTGTACTGAAACGCTCACCTCTCGACGGCCACTTCTCTTTGTGACGCAGCATAACATGGAGAGAGagttaataaaaaacatttttatgttgTGCTGTCAACGTGTCGTATAATCAATAATAAGCATAACGAACAATATGGGTAAAATTAACACCCAAAAGTATAGTTTATCAAGTGATGAGAATATGCTCCTCTCGTGAAACGACATTGATTTTAGGTCGTCTGTGATACAAACAGTTAAGGGCGTCGTCACGCACGGCGAAGATACTATAACATTTTATCTTAACATACAATATAGCTCGCTATAAATTTTGTATGAACTCTCACACATCGTtaagataatatatattttcgtAATACATTATCTTCATACAAAATGTATAGCAAGCGGTATTGTATGTtaagataaaattttatagtatCTTCGCAGTGTGTAATGCCCTTAAGCACACGAACGAGACATAGtttccaaaacaaaaaaaaaaccgaaacaaAACTCACCAGAGTAAGAGGCGCGGTCGTCATGCATCGCGTAAGATTGAGAGCACAAGTGACTTACTTGGAGTCGGCTTTGATGTCGCGGGACTTGGAGCGGTCGTCGGAGCGGCGCCCGTTGCGGTCGGCGTGGGCGGGCTCCGAGCGGGAGCGGGAGCGAGAGCGGCTGCCGGCGCGGTGTCCGCGACCCCCACCCTCCTCGTCTTTGTTACGGCCACTAAAGATAGGAAATGTATTAGATTTGATTTTCCCGGTCatcgtaaattaacccacagacaccactgagtttctcgccggatattctcagtgggtcgcgtttccgacccgatggtagattctgcgaagcacggctctttctagggttcgtgttagcaacgtcgtcaggattgagccccgtgagctcacctactagttaaggttgcgctgaaatagcctctcaaggctctcaacttaggtaggaaaaagaaaatttgaTTTTCGAAAAACATATAGTATAAATGACAACAAACAGATTCGCATTACTTTGCTGTTGGAGTACTCTCAATTAACAGACTACAAAATAAGGAGAAGATCTAAATTCAACTGAATTTATTATTACGTGTGTGTAAacactctctttttttttttagtttttttgatAGTTCTTTATTTTTTGATGCTTCTCATCTGGTCCCAATATAAGTAAAGTTCTGACTCGCCGTTTTCGTTAATTCCCCAAAGTTATCTTTAGTAATACATATTTCAATTGCCTTCTcactacattgatgatattcggattttaggtaaattttcttttttgttaaatttgtattatattgacatgttctattataaaaaaaattagccctACTACGATTAATTATTCACATAAAATTTCTGTAAATGATAAAGTAATTAAGCAAGTAAAATCAACAATAATTagtaaaatcaaaacacattacATGTTATTCTGTGTGacaaaagataataaaaatctcAACAATCAAATGGGATTGagtgataaaacaaaattagtgATATCTTCTGCGCAAACCACACACCAAGCAACTTATTGATGtagctaaaaattaaaaaaccattTTTAGATGATCACGTTTGGTTAAGTACacatatgttaattattttgatttgatcttttttgaaaaataattagggatccttactaataaaactccaatagtgtaacccgaggtgtaaaaaaattacctaaaacattctttacatcgcgtgccctgcgaaaactagtgatgatagaataaaataatgtactacgactttgtagaacacattattatttacagaaagtgtcgcgacagcatatatctaactattataattatgccgcaataagtgttcttttattttagaaaataaaacgtTGAATTTttcgttaaagacccgagcgaggccgtagcgggccgctagtacatattaatatgctcgtctgccttcttaattaaattataattgttggATCCAACAAATGCGATCAAATACATTGCCATCATGAGGACCCACTTCATGGCAATAAACTAACTACATAGAATAAACAAATTTACAAATACGTGAAACATAGTGTTCGTGTAGCATAAGGCTAAATACTTacagttttaaattttgttcaGCACATGTTACAACACACCTAGCCAAATAGAACACGGTGTTAATTTTATTCACTATCCATGTAGGATTTCGCTATCCATTGTGGGAGTAATTTTCAATTAGTTTAACATATAAACATGCAACCCTGTTTCGtctctaattttttaattttttttttaattcagataTATTCATTTGTTTGGATTAGATGAGTCATACAGATGAGAGTTAAAACTGAAGCTGTTACACATGTACACTCTATGGTGataatgaatattatttattttcttttatggtGCAACATATTGgtagcatattattatacattaccTAGCCTTAGTACTTACATTTCATAggatttcaaataattataaatagtcacaaTAGACACGCATTGGCTCGataatgttatattatttttatctaatagCATTAGTTGTACATAGTTATAATATATCGTAAGACTACTTACTTGGAACGCGATCTAGAGCGAGATTTAGCAGCAGGGCTCTTGCTCTTCTGTCTAGATTTAGAACGAGATGAACGGCGTGATCTGAAATTTcaatagtattaataataatgtccTATTCTAGAACAAACACTATACTTTCGTTTGTTCCTCAGTTAGAATTTTATCATCAAGACTCTTCAGCCCCGAAAGATGGTAAATATATAGtatcatcattaaaaaaatattacgtgtcagtatttttgtttaatttgtttattaccCGAGCTTACAGCTGATAAGCTGTGCATAATTAAGTAAACACAACAGAGGTAGGGAAACAGACAAACAGCAGAGTACTGCTAAGGATTTCTCTCATGCCGttcatgcgttttttttaaatgcattgaATATTTCCATTTATTCAAGCCCTGATGTACCACAGTTTGTAAGCCATAAGTCGAGCAATGATAACGTATGTTGATGTCAACTAGTGgtacccgcagtagtcgaaattcgactataattaattgacattataagtttgaacactattatggttctattgtcaaagactattaaacttctataatattttcttcttcataattcaaataaaaaaaaaaaaacaagagtatgcatgtgtgtgtaatGCACACACACATCACAGTAcggtagtgtgtaatgtttttttttattgatttaatgtattttttatgcataatttaaaaaaatattagcattctgcactccttctgtatattctctataagtgtgggaattttccgtccgcgcaatattcgtaaaagggatacaaagtattaatatatacatttcTTTAACATCCCGTCCATTAATGCTTTAAAAACAGAATTTCCAttgataaagataaaaaaaaaaaactttcagtaTAGTTAAGATCGTTTATCGCGTTACCTGGATCGCGAGCGCCTCCTGTCCCGGGAGCGGGAGCGCGAGCGGCTGGACGAGGAGCGCGTGCGCCGGCGCGACGACCTCCGATCCTCCACGAGTCGCACGCGCCGTCCGTTCAGTTCCGTACCGTCCAGTTTCTCAATGGCGGCCCGCATGTCCGAGTGCGTCGCAAATTCTACCACACTGttggtaaataaattaatttgctaATGTGTCTAAGTAGCTAATGACTGCAATCGTCTCATCGCAAAAATGAAAACCTAGACAACCAAACTGCCAAACGATATAAAGTTTTCTGTACGTAAAGTACAAAAAAACCCTAAACATcaagaaatattatttagattttttttattgcttggattgacgagcttacagcccatatggtgttaagtagttactggagcccatagacatctacaacgtaaatgctccatccaccttgaaatataagttcaagtatagttacaacagttgccccacctttcaaaccgaaacgcattactgtttcacagcagacataggcaaggtggtggtacctacccgtgcggactcacaagaggtcctaccacaaccATTGTACAGTATTCCTTAGTAATTCATAGAATGAAAATACCAAAAAGAGAATAAATCAAATGTTCTTTGTCAACAAAGTAACTGAAATATTGTGGAAATTTGACTTTTGCTTAATTTTTGGGTATTTAAGAAGAAAATATTCTCACCCTTCATTCCTGTGTTGTTTATGGGCGTCAGCGTAAGTCACTTCGCCAGCTTGACGCATATAGTCTTTCAAATCCTGTAAATGAAGGCTTcatttagttttttgttttgtatcaaaagaATAAATTGTTTCTTCGGTCTTCATCAGAATATTATAGTATCATCAAGACTTTCAGCCCCGAAAGatggttaaaataaaatatcatcattattgtttatacGAAAAATCTTATGAATAGTATACGATTTACAATACATTCCTGAAATTAACTAACATAATGGATATGAATATGAAAGGCAAGTAATGCAGTATTTTCGTATGCGATTACTAATAGGTATTATTGTTTACATGTTAAGAAATGTCGCATTTTCATATGTGCGATGTCCTTTATTTGGCTTTTCGATTCTCATTATTATGTTTTGGCTCTGAATTCCTCCCTGGATATCTTCATCCTTTTAAAGGTAATATTCATCATGAGTCAGATTCAGTCATCACATGGCCTCTAGTCACTTCCTGCACCAGCTACAGTCACTAGCCTCGGATGGTGGACACTTCCTTCTGGGTTGGACTTGTTTGGACTCTCCATATAAACATCTAAAAGTAGCATCTTCTTCAGTTCGCTATTTGACCCTGGTCCGATGCGCAACTTCGGAAATTAGTTTCATATTGGATTGACTTCATAACAAATCTTTAGATTCATTCTTTGATCCTGTCTCTCCTTTGAAAATCTTCTTGGTTCAGTACAGCCTTGTCATTCCGTAACCGCCTTTGACAATGTAAGCAATAATACCATCAAGTCAGCGCAGACGAAAAACGCAAAACGAttcatgtaaataaaattgaaagtcacaatagtttttataatataGAACATTGTGAACTGTAGTAAAATAAAAGATATACTTAAAATGTAAGTGTTGTGATGTCGGTTGTGTCCATCGGTTGGTGTAGCCCCGACATTACCTGGCGGGCTGCTCGCATGCGGGCGCCGGACGACGCGGCGCAACTCTACATCGCCTGAGACCACATCACACAGCGCAACGCACATCGACCGGACTGGCCACCTtctgttgttt
Proteins encoded in this window:
- the Sfrs6 gene encoding splicing factor arginine/serine-rich 6 isoform X3; protein product: MVGSRVYVGGLPFGVRERDLEKFFKGFGRIRDILIKNGYGFVEFEDYRDADDAVYELNGKELLGERVVVEPARGIDRSADRYRRGDRHYERSGGGRSRYEYGPPTRTEYRLIVENLSSRISWQDLKDYMRQAGEVTYADAHKQHRNEGVVEFATHSDMRAAIEKLDGTELNGRRVRLVEDRRSSRRRTRSSSSRSRSRSRDRRRSRSRSRRSSRSKSRQKSKSPAAKSRSRSRSNGRNKDEEGGGRGHRAGSRSRSRSRSEPAHADRNGRRSDDRSKSRDIKADSKERSRSRSKEASPKREEERRPTKSRSRSRSRSRSRSVSRGRSVSRDRSGSRSRSRSPRQNGEAQDRDGSTDRSPRSGD
- the Sfrs6 gene encoding splicing factor arginine/serine-rich 6 (The RefSeq protein has 1 substitution compared to this genomic sequence); translated protein: MVGSRVYVGGLPFGVRERDLEKFFKGFGRIRDILIKNGYGFVEFEDYRDADDAVYELNGKELLGERVVVEPARGIDRSADRYRRGDRHYERSGGGRSRYEYGPPTRTEYRLIVENVSSRISWQDLKDYMRQAGEVTYADAHKQHRNEGVVEFATHSDMRAAIEKLDGTELNGRRVRLVEDRRSSRRRTRSSSSRSRSRSRDRRRSRSRSRRSSRSKSRQKSKSPAAKSRSRSRSRSKEASPKREEERRPTKSRSRSRSRSRSRSVSRGRSVSRDRSGSRSRSRSPRQNGEAQDRDGSTDRSPRSGD
- the Sfrs6 gene encoding splicing factor arginine/serine-rich 6 isoform X2 codes for the protein MEKNYWVKGWWWSRRGASIAAPTGTGAATGTTSAPAAAARDTMMTTIIDTDRQRAPSIDLSSRICLAALAGRRWPVRSMCVALCDVVSGDVELRRVVRRPHASSPPGNVGATPTDGHNRHHNTYIDLKDYMRQAGEVTYADAHKQHRNEGVVEFATHSDMRAAIEKLDGTELNGRRVRLVEDRRSSRRRTRSSSSRSRSRSRDRRRSRSRSRRSSRSKSRQKSKSPAAKSRSRSRSNGRNKDEEGGGRGHRAGSRSRSRSRSEPAHADRNGRRSDDRSKSRDIKADSKERSRSRSKEASPKREEERRPTKSRSRSRSRSRSRSVSRGRSVSRDRSGSRSRSRSPRQNGEAQDRDGSTDRSPRSGD
- the Sfrs6 gene encoding splicing factor arginine/serine-rich 6 isoform X4 gives rise to the protein MEKNYWVKGWWWSRRGASIAAPTGTGAATGTTSAPAAAARDTNTDRQRAPSIDLSSRICLAALAGRRWPVRSMCVALCDVVSGDVELRRVVRRPHASSPPGNVGATPTDGHNRHHNTYIDLKDYMRQAGEVTYADAHKQHRNEGVVEFATHSDMRAAIEKLDGTELNGRRVRLVEDRRSSRRRTRSSSSRSRSRSRDRRRSRSRSRRSSRSKSRQKSKSPAAKSRSRSRSNGRNKDEEGGGRGHRAGSRSRSRSRSEPAHADRNGRRSDDRSKSRDIKADSKERSRSRSKEASPKREEERRPTKSRSRSRSRSRSRSVSRGRSVSRDRSGSRSRSRSPRQNGEAQDRDGSTDRSPRSGD
- the Sfrs6 gene encoding splicing factor arginine/serine-rich 6 isoform X1 — encoded protein: MVGSRVYVGGLPFGVRERDLEKFFKGFGRIRDILIKNGYGFVEFEDYRDADDAVYELNGKELLGERVVVEPARGIDRSADRYRRGDRHYERSGGGRSRYDDDYNYRYGPPTRTEYRLIVENLSSRISWQDLKDYMRQAGEVTYADAHKQHRNEGVVEFATHSDMRAAIEKLDGTELNGRRVRLVEDRRSSRRRTRSSSSRSRSRSRDRRRSRSRSRRSSRSKSRQKSKSPAAKSRSRSRSNGRNKDEEGGGRGHRAGSRSRSRSRSEPAHADRNGRRSDDRSKSRDIKADSKERSRSRSKEASPKREEERRPTKSRSRSRSRSRSRSVSRGRSVSRDRSGSRSRSRSPRQNGEAQDRDGSTDRSPRSGD